GCCGGTCTCGGCGTCGCCATCGACGACGACAAGCTTCGCCGCTACCGCACCGACAGCTGACCCAGTCGCACCGCATCAACCCAACCCGAGAGGACACCGCCATGACCACCGAGGTCGCCACCGCCGCCGCGTCCGGCGCCAGCGCCACCGAGCGCTTCCACTCCGACAAGTCGCCCTACGCCGCGGTCAAGGACACGCCGCCCGAGCGGGTCGACCGGCTGGCCCGGCGCGTGCTCGACGCCGTCTACCAGACGGTCCGCGACGAGAAGGTCACCTACGACGAGTTCAACGCGCTCAAGGCGTGGATGATCGGCGTCGGCGAGGACGGCGAGTGGCCGCTCTTCCTCGACGTGTGGCTCGAGCACGTCGTCGAGGACGTCAACACCGCCCACCGCGAGGGCAACAAGGGCTCCATCGAGGGCCCGTACTACGTTCCCGGCGCCCCGGAGCAGGGCGCGACGGGCACCATCGGGATGCGCGAGGGCGAGGCCGGCACGCCGCTGGTGTGGACGGGCACGGTCACCTCGACCGACGGCACACCGCTCGACGGCGCGCTCGTCGAGCTGTGGCACGCCGACAGCGACGGCTTCTACTCGCAGTTCGCCCCTGGCATCCCGGAGTGGAACCTGCGCGGCAACTTCCGGGTCGGTGCCGACGGCGCCTTCGAGATCCACACGATCCAGCCCGCGCCGTACCAGATCCCGACCGACGGGTCCTGCGGCAAGCTGATCGCCGCCGCCGGCTGGCACGCCTGGCGTCCGGCACACCTGCACGTCAAGGTCTCCGCGCCCGGCCACGAGCTGCTCACCGCGCAGCTCTACTTCCCCGGCGACGAGCACAACGACGACGACATCGCCTCGGCGGTGAAGCCCGAGCTGATGCTCGCACCGCAGGCCCAGGCCGACGGATCGGCGACCGTCGACTACGGCTTCGTGCTGGACCCGGTTCGCTGATGCTCTTCTGTGTCCGGATGGACGTCGCGATCCCGCGCGACCTCGACCCCGCCGAGCGGGACGACGTGGTTGCGCGGGAGCGCGCGTACTCCCAGGAGCTGCAGCGCAACGGTGAGTGGGCGCACCTGTGGCGCATCGTCGGGCAGTACTCCAACATCAGCATCTTCGACGTGGAGTCGAACGCCCGGCTGCACGAGATCCTGTCGGGACTGCCGCTGTTCCCCTACATGCGGATCGAGGTCACCGCGTTGACCGCGCATCCGTCGGCGATCTGATGTCACCCTCGGTCGCGCTCCGCCACCTGTCCGGCGTCCCCGGTCGGCCGCTGCTCGTCGTCGGTCCCTCCCTGGGTACGACGGTCGACCGCCTCTGGGGGACGGTCGCCGCGGCGCTGCCGGGCTGGAACGTCCTCGGCTGGGACCTGCCCGGCCACGGCGCCAGCCCGGCCGCCGACCGGCTCACCCCGGGCTTCTCGATGGCGGCACTCGCCGATGCGGTGCTCGCCGCGGTCGACGAGGCCGTCGGCTCCGCCGTCCCGTTCGGGTACGCCGGCGACTCGGTCGGCGGCGCGGTCGGGCTCCAGCTCGCCCTGGACCACCCCGACCGGGTCACGTCACTGGCCGTGCTGTGCAGCGCCGCGACCTTCGGTGGTCCGGCCGGCTGGCGCGACCGGGCCGCACTGGTCCGGGCGGAGGGGATGGCGCCGATGCTGGCGTCCTCGCCGGCGCGCTGGTTCGGCAGCGCGATCCCCGAGGAGCGGCGGGCCGCCGCACTCGGCGACCTCGCCACCGTCGATCCCGAGGGCTACGCCCGGGTGTGCGAGGCGCTCGGCGGCTTCGACGTGCGGGCCCGCCTGGCGTCGCTGGGGGTTCCCCTGCTCGCCGTCGCCGGCGCAGAGGACGTCGCCACGCCGCCCGCCGTACTCGCGGAGATCGCCGACGGCGTCGCGGACGGACGACTCGAGGTGCTCGACGGCGTCGGGCACCTGGCACCACTCGAGGCGCCCGCCGAGGTGGCGACGCTGCTGGGCGACCTGCTCGGCTCCGCGGCTCACTCCGAGCGCAGCAGGGCCGTCAGCCGCGCCCGCTCGGCATCGAGGTCCGCCAGCGCCTGACCCCCCGTGAAGGTCACCGAGCGCAGCACGCCGGTCCACGGGAACGGCGGCGAGTAGTCGTCGCTCACCGGGAAGCCCGCGTCGTGGCCCAGCCGGAGCCCGCCGCCGCCGATCTGGATGCCGCTCGCACCCATCCCCTCGGGGAACGGCGCCCGGGCGACCTCGGCCCCGTCGACCAGGAGGACGCCGTCGGCCCCGGCCAGGCGGAACCCGACCGTGTGCGGACCCGGCGTCAGCGGCACGGCCGACGTGACGTCGTACGGCGTGCTGGTGGCGTTGAGCAGGAAGCGCGGGCGGCCGTCGACCACGACGAGCGCCCAGCCGTTGGACCAGTCGCCGATGGCGGCGAGCACCCCCTCCCCTCCCCCGTCCGGTACGACGACGTCCGCCTCGACCAGCGCCCCCAGCGCGAGCGAGGGCACGGCCTCGTCGGCCACCGGGTGGGCGCCGGGCCGGACGACGAGCCGGTCGGGCACCGGCCACAGCGGCGGCTCGATGCCGGGCAGGTGGCCGTAGAGCCCGTCGGTCAGGGGGAACACCTGGTTGGCCTCCGCCTCCGCCTCCCAGCGCGCCGTCAGATCGGCGACCACGTCGGGGTACTGATCGGCGAGGTCGTGCGCCTCGGAGAAGTCGTCGTCCAGCCGGAACAGGCACCAGCGGTCGGTGGCGAAGTCGCGACTGCCCGGGAGCATCCGCTCGTCGTCGACGCCGGACGAGACGTGGTCGGTGGTGGCCTTCCAGCCGTCGTGGATGATCGAGCGCGAGCCGAGCATCTCGAAATACTGGGTGGTCCGGGGCGCCGGGGCCGCGGGGTCGGCCATCGTGGCGGCGAGCGAGGCGCCGGCCAGCGGCTGCTGGACGACCCCGTCGACCTGGTCCGGCACGGGCACGCCGCACAGATCGAGCACGGTGGGCGCGATGTCGACGACATGGCACCACTGCTCGCGGGTCCCGACCGGGGCGACCACGCCGCGCGGCGGCTTGAGGACCATCGGGACGCGGACGCCACCGAGCCAGGAGTAGCGCTTCCACAGGTGGAACGGAGTGTTCCCCGCCCACGCCCAGCCCCAGGGGTAGTGGTTGTAGCCGCGCCAGCCGCCGATGTCGTCGATGGCGGCGAGGTTGTCGGCCAGGTCGTCACCGACCCCGAACCCGAAGCGGTGCTCGTTGAGCGAGCCGATCCGGCCGCCCTCGGCACTGGCCCCGTTGTCGGAGGTCAGCACGATCATCGTCTCGTCGAGGACCCCCAGCTCCTCCAGGGCGTCGAGCAGCCGGCCCAGGTGGTGGTCGAAGTGCGCGACGAAGCCGGCGTGTGCCTCGGCGTACCGCGCGAAGAGGCGGCGCTCCTCGGGCCCCAGGGCGGCCCAGTCCTGCACCCACGCCGGGCGCGGGGTCAGTGTGGTGCCGGTCGGGACGACGCCGGTGGCGAGCTGGCGGGCGAAGGTGCGCTCGCGCAGCACTTCCCAGCCGTCGTCGAAGCGGCCGGCGTACCTGTCGATCCACTCCGCCGGCGCCTGGTGCGGCGCGTGGCCGGCGCCGGGGGCGAGGTACATCAGGAACGGCTTGTCAGGGGCGGCGTGCTGTTGGTCCTTGACCAGCCGGATCGCCTCGTCGACCAGGTCCTCGCTGAGGTGGTAGGCCTGCTCCGGGGTCGCGGGCGGCTCGACGGGCGAATTGTCGCGGTAGAGCGTCGGCGTCCACTGGTTGGCGTCGCCGTGGAGGAAGCCGTAGAAGCGCTCGAAGCCCTGGCCCAGCGGCCAGGTGCCGAACGGCCCGGCGGCGGTGCGGTCGTTGCGCGGCGTCAGGTGCCACTTGCCGACGGCCATCGTGTTCCACCCGGCGTCGCGCAGGATGCGGGGCAGGGTGGCCGCGGACGCGGGGATCCGGCCGCTGTAGCCGGGATAGCCGCCAGGCATGTCGGCCAGGAACCCGATGCCGACCGCGTGCGCGTTGCGGCCGGTGAGCAGGGACGCGCGGCTCGGCGAGCACATCGCCGTCACATGGAAGCGGTTGTAGCGCAGCCCCTGCCCCGCGATCCGGTCGATGCTCGGGGTGTCGATCTCGCCGCCGAAGGTGCCGAGCTGACCGAAGCCGATGTCGTCGAGCAGGACCACCAGGACGTTCGGGCGGCCCGCCGGTCGCGGTCGGGGCGGGTGGTGCGGCGTCGATCCGGCCGCGGTGCGGGCGATCACGGGTCCGGCGGTGGGGATCTTGCTCACGGACGGCCTCCTACGATGCTCGGGTG
This region of Nocardioides sp. L-11A genomic DNA includes:
- the catA gene encoding catechol 1,2-dioxygenase, with the protein product MTTEVATAAASGASATERFHSDKSPYAAVKDTPPERVDRLARRVLDAVYQTVRDEKVTYDEFNALKAWMIGVGEDGEWPLFLDVWLEHVVEDVNTAHREGNKGSIEGPYYVPGAPEQGATGTIGMREGEAGTPLVWTGTVTSTDGTPLDGALVELWHADSDGFYSQFAPGIPEWNLRGNFRVGADGAFEIHTIQPAPYQIPTDGSCGKLIAAAGWHAWRPAHLHVKVSAPGHELLTAQLYFPGDEHNDDDIASAVKPELMLAPQAQADGSATVDYGFVLDPVR
- a CDS encoding arylsulfatase, whose amino-acid sequence is MSKIPTAGPVIARTAAGSTPHHPPRPRPAGRPNVLVVLLDDIGFGQLGTFGGEIDTPSIDRIAGQGLRYNRFHVTAMCSPSRASLLTGRNAHAVGIGFLADMPGGYPGYSGRIPASAATLPRILRDAGWNTMAVGKWHLTPRNDRTAAGPFGTWPLGQGFERFYGFLHGDANQWTPTLYRDNSPVEPPATPEQAYHLSEDLVDEAIRLVKDQQHAAPDKPFLMYLAPGAGHAPHQAPAEWIDRYAGRFDDGWEVLRERTFARQLATGVVPTGTTLTPRPAWVQDWAALGPEERRLFARYAEAHAGFVAHFDHHLGRLLDALEELGVLDETMIVLTSDNGASAEGGRIGSLNEHRFGFGVGDDLADNLAAIDDIGGWRGYNHYPWGWAWAGNTPFHLWKRYSWLGGVRVPMVLKPPRGVVAPVGTREQWCHVVDIAPTVLDLCGVPVPDQVDGVVQQPLAGASLAATMADPAAPAPRTTQYFEMLGSRSIIHDGWKATTDHVSSGVDDERMLPGSRDFATDRWCLFRLDDDFSEAHDLADQYPDVVADLTARWEAEAEANQVFPLTDGLYGHLPGIEPPLWPVPDRLVVRPGAHPVADEAVPSLALGALVEADVVVPDGGGEGVLAAIGDWSNGWALVVVDGRPRFLLNATSTPYDVTSAVPLTPGPHTVGFRLAGADGVLLVDGAEVARAPFPEGMGASGIQIGGGGLRLGHDAGFPVSDDYSPPFPWTGVLRSVTFTGGQALADLDAERARLTALLRSE
- a CDS encoding alpha/beta fold hydrolase, producing MSPSVALRHLSGVPGRPLLVVGPSLGTTVDRLWGTVAAALPGWNVLGWDLPGHGASPAADRLTPGFSMAALADAVLAAVDEAVGSAVPFGYAGDSVGGAVGLQLALDHPDRVTSLAVLCSAATFGGPAGWRDRAALVRAEGMAPMLASSPARWFGSAIPEERRAAALGDLATVDPEGYARVCEALGGFDVRARLASLGVPLLAVAGAEDVATPPAVLAEIADGVADGRLEVLDGVGHLAPLEAPAEVATLLGDLLGSAAHSERSRAVSRARSASRSASA
- the catC gene encoding muconolactone Delta-isomerase, whose protein sequence is MLFCVRMDVAIPRDLDPAERDDVVARERAYSQELQRNGEWAHLWRIVGQYSNISIFDVESNARLHEILSGLPLFPYMRIEVTALTAHPSAI